The proteins below come from a single Harpia harpyja isolate bHarHar1 chromosome 2, bHarHar1 primary haplotype, whole genome shotgun sequence genomic window:
- the EXOSC9 gene encoding exosome complex component RRP45: MKATPLSNCERRFLLRAIEERKRLDGRQCYDYRNVRISFGADYGCCIVELGKTRVLAQVSCELVPPKPNRPTEGILFFNLELSPMAAPGFEPGRQSELLVKLNRLIERCLRNSRCIDTESLCVVAGEKVWQIRLDLHLLNHDGNIIDAASIAGIVALCHFRRPDVSVQGEEVTVYTPEERDPVPLSIHHMPICVSFAFFQQGTYLLVDPSEREERVMDGLLVIAMNKHREICTIQSSGGIMLVKDQVLRCSKITAVKVAEITELIQKALENDQKVRKEGGKFGFAESIPNQKITAFKMESAAVNTNNVEEQAEEIITKADPPSEVFAKPILHTPGTAQIGEGIENSWGDLEESEREEAAEEEGESEATAFECQTMETEDTSTMRETKKDEPIVLSDSEEEEVVILEPQELPRKTRTQTNLKQENTSKKAFNKRRRKKRAAY, from the exons ATGAAGGCGACGCCGCTTTCCAACTGCGAGCGCCGCTTCCTCCTGCGCGCCATCGAGGAGAGGAAG CGCCTGGACGGGCGGCAGTGCTATGATTACCGGAACGTGCGGATCTCCTTCGGTGCCGACTACGGCTGCTGCATCGTGGAGCTGGGGAAGACGAG GGTTCTTGCACAAGTCTCGTGTGAACTTGTTCCCCCCAAGCCAAATCGGCCCACAGAAGGTATACTTTTCTTTAATCTTGAGCTCTCACCGATGGCTGCACCTGGTTTTGAGCCTGGCAG GCAATCTGAGTTACTGGTGAAACTGAACAGACTAATAGAACGATGCCTGAGAAATTCCAGGTGTATAGATACTGAATCTCTTTGCGTTGTTGCTGGTGAAAAG GTTTGGCAAATTCGTCTGGACCTGCATCTGTTAAATCATGATGGTAACATTATTGATGCTGCTAGCATAGCAGGAATAGTAGCTCTGTGTCATTTTCGCAGACCAGATGTGTCTGTGCAAGGAGAGGAAGTAACTGTG TACACTCCTGAGGAACGTGATCCTGTCCCCTTGAGTATCCACCACATGCCTATTTGTGTCAGTTTTGCCTTCTTCCAGCAAGG GACCTATTTATTGGTGGATCCAAGTGAACGCGAGGAACGTGTAATGGATGGCCTCCTTGTAATTGCCATGAATAAACATCGTGAAATTTGTACCATCCAGTCCAGTGGAGGGATTATGCTGGTAAAGGATCAG GTTCTGAGATGCAGTAAAATAACAGCCGTTAAGGTTGCAGAAATAACGGAACTAATCCAAAAAGCCTTGGAGAACGACCAGAAAGTCAG GAAAGAAGGTGGCAAGTTTGGCTTTGCAGAATCTATACCGAATCAAAAGATCACCGCCTTCAAAATGGAAAGCGCTGCTGTCAATACTAACAATGTGGAAGAACAAGCAGAAGAAATCATCACTAAAGCTGACCCTCCTTCAGAAGT TTTTGCCAAACCAATATTGCACACTCCTGGGACAGCCCAAATTGGGGAAGGAATAGAGAACTCCTGGGGAGACCTTGAAGAATCtgagagggaagaagcagcagaagaggaaggtGAAAGCGAGGCTACTGCTTTTGAATGTCAGACAATGGAAACCGAGGATACAAGTACAATGAGGGAAACTAAGAAGG ATGAACCTATTGTACTGTCTGacagtgaagaggaagaagttgTCATTCTGGAACCCCAGGAACTACCAAGGAAAACAAG AACACAGACCAACTTgaaacaagaaaatacaagtaAGAAGGCATTtaacaaaaggagaagaaagaagagagctgCTTATTAA
- the CCNA2 gene encoding LOW QUALITY PROTEIN: cyclin-A2 (The sequence of the model RefSeq protein was modified relative to this genomic sequence to represent the inferred CDS: deleted 2 bases in 1 codon), which translates to MMLAEQENQENVPPGGKAPPPPAAGTRVALGLLRGAQQRPGLPPQVRGEREDGSGAGGGGVGGGGPSWGAGSCQRRLSAAGQCRAAGGADGPFSSQAERGGGEGHGAAVGRPVGGQQAFTIHVDEPDGEQRRRGGPATQKEEVALGLRAAVCALGERRPLAPLNNAMELSFDSPSIMDISVTSEAEEKKPNVNNVPDYISDIHSYLREMEVKCKPKIGYMKKQPDITNNMRAILVDWLVEVGEEYKLQNETLHLAVNYIDRFLSSMSVLRGKLQLVGTAAMLLASKFEEIYPPEVAEFVYITDDTYTKKQVLRMEHLILKVLSFDLAAPTINQFLTQYFLHQQANAKVESLSMYLGELSLIDADPYLKYLPSVIAAAAFHLASYTITGQTWPESLCKVTGYTLEDIKPCLVDLHKTYLKAAQHTQQSIREKYKSTKYHGVSLIDPPETLNLL; encoded by the exons ATGATGTTGGCGGAGCAGGAGAACCAGGAGAACGTCCCTCCGGGCGGCaaagcgccgccgccgcccgccgccggcaccCGCGTGGCGCTGGGACTGCTGCGGGGCGCCCAGCAGCGGCCCGGGCTCCCGCCGCAGGTGAGAGGGGAGCGGGAGGACGGGAGCGGCGCGGGAGGGGGAGGTGTGGGTGGCGGGGGC CCATCTTGGGGCGCCGGGAGCTGTCAGCGGCGGCTGTCAGCGGCGGGGCAGTGCCGGGCCGCCGGCGGCGCTGACGGGCCGTTCTCCTCAcaggcggagcggggcggcggtgAGGGCCATGGAGCGGCGGTGGGGCGGCCGGTCGGAGGGCAACAGGCCTTTACCATCCATGTGGACGAACCGGACGGGGAGCAGCGGCGGAGGGGCGGCCCGGCGACCCAGAAGGAGGAGGTGGCGCTGGGGCTGCGTGCTGCCGTCTGCGCCCTGGGGGAGCGGCGGCCCCTGGCGCCCCTGAACAACGCCATGGAGCTGAGCTTCG ATTCTCCAAGTATTATGGATATTTCAGTAACctcagaagcagaagagaaaaaaccaaacgTTAATAACGTGCCAGACTATATCAGCGATATCCATTCGTACCTTAGGGAAATGGAG GTGAAATGCAAGCCTAAAATAGGTTACATGAAGAAGCAACCTGATATCACAAACAACATGCGGGCTATTCTTGTGGACTGGCTGGTGGAAGTTGGAGAAGAATACAAGTTACAGAATGAAACCCTGCACTTAGCTGTAAATTACATTGATAGGTTTCTTTCTTCAATGTCTGTTTTGAGAGGAAAACTTCAGCTTGTGGGTACTGCAGCTATGCTGCTTGCATC AAAGTTTGAAGAAATCTACCCTCCTGAAGTAGCAGAATTTGTCTACATTACAGATGACACCTATACCAAGAAGCAGGTTCTAAGGATGGAGCACTTAATTTTGAAGGTTTTATCATTTGACTTGGCAGCGCCAACAATCAACCAGTTCCTCACTCAGTATTTCCTACATCAGCAGGCAAATGCTAAAGTGGAGAGCCTATCAATG TACCTTGGGGAGCTGAGTCTAATTGATGCTGATCCTTACCTGAAATACTTGCCATCAGTTattgctgctgcagcatttcATCTAGCAAGCTATACAATCACTGGACAAACCTGG CCTGAATCCCTGTGCAAAGTAACAGGCTACACCCTTGAAGACATCAAGCCTTGCCTCGTGGACCTACACAAGACCTACCTCAAAGCAGCACAGCACACACAACAGTCCATAAGGGAAAAGTACAAGAGTACAAA GTACCATGGAGTATCGCTTATTGACCCACCAGAGACACTAAACTTGTTGTAA